In Amia ocellicauda isolate fAmiCal2 chromosome 3, fAmiCal2.hap1, whole genome shotgun sequence, the DNA window TGGGAAGTTTGAATGAATACCAGAGAATCTTTTTCAGGATATGTTTATATACACAAATCAAGAATTGACTGAGAActataacaaacaaaaataaaaatgttaatttattcaAAATACTGTGTCAATAACGTGACCACAGGTAGACTAGCACTCGAAACCCTGTTAAAGGTGAAAACGCATTTATCTATTTGAAGGTACGATAAACAGAGTTGCAGTTCTACcaatatacatgtgtatttaaaatattaatttatttgtgcaGGTGTAGTGCAGGTACTCAATGTACCATTTCAACTGTTTAACCATTGCGTTAACCATGCAGTGCCAATTATACAATCACTGCAACAACTGTAACGCCAGTGGGACAGACATTTCCAGCACTATTTATATTAGTGATGAAACTCTAAATGAATATCTGCGTATATTATATGTACTTATGCATTATAATGAGAGAACCTAAATCCCGGGATAGGTGTTCATTTTTGTTCGTTATTGACGTTAAAAACATGCTCGATTAGAGCTGATTTGTGTTGCAAATGCTTTCTTTTAATTGTTtagtggaaagaaaaaaatacattagacTTTTTGAAATCACTTTAGAAACTGGAGTTAAGTGTTTCAGCATGAGTTTATGAGAGGGCAATTGTGTAATTCTCAAGCCAAGCAGACATATCATCACCCTGACCATATTACATAAGCCTTACAGTTGGACAGCAGTTCTGGAGAGGTTACCTGGCCGTTTCTACAAGTCTAGTACTTATGCTTTTCCTCTGTGTGGTCATTGGCTTTTTCTactactatttttatttttcagatatatacatacatattacaattacatacaATTTATATACAGTTATTTTACAATTTATTGCTATGGGCTTAATATGTATTATATCTACTAACGtgtaatattgtattgtatagatTATACTTGGTGCAGGACGCACAGACTTCATGCAAGAATGTGTTTCCACCTTAAAGACCTAAAGAGCCATGAAGTAATCGGCAaaagggtgaatacttttgtctTTGACTATTTAAATAGAAATCAGGGGCCATTTCTTATCTGCATACTTGATAGTGAAATGACATAATAAGTCATGAATGTCACTTAAAAACAATAGTCTGAACTCTAGTGCATTGTTGACCTTTCAAGAAGAATGTCTAAAAATAGCATTTTTAGAAGAAAAATTGATTACAGTTCCAGGCTGTACTAAACAGATTATTTATACTGCTTGCTACACAGCATTTCaccaacaataaatacaaaataagtcCCTTTTATTGTTAGAAATGTTTGTTATGTAATGTTGCCATTACTATGGCTACATAGTATCCCCCTGTGATCAGTGTCACACTGATCAGTTTATTACAGTTGTAATTATCATCATATGTTCAACACAAGAAACACAATTACTGACACCTGTATTCTTTCATGAAATGTTGCAATCTAAAATGACTCAAAGTAGTCACAGAGTTCCTCAGAAGCATTTCTCTCAGATTTGTAGTCTTCCTATTAATCATGGCAATCAGTGCTGGCTTTATCATAAAtgcagtgtgggaagagttgttattcagggtaatgtacaGCTGAGATCATATCCTGTATGCTGCATATCCAAGGTCTACTTTATATCGCCTCCATTTGTATTTGTGTCACTCCATTCTTGCTGTGTATCCTGTTCCTTGcagttgtttgtgtttgtctgttgttCTTTCTGATTGAATTGTGCTCTGAGCTGCTGAGTAACTATTCCATCAAAACCAGGCTGTGAAAGGACTGCTCCTGCGAGAATAAGAGGAAGTGACTCTGGGAAATACACTGGTGTTGCAACATTGTCTTTACTCATTTACATATAGCCATGGTACACTGCTAATTTCCTTTCCCTTGTACGCTTCCTGGCCATACTGGTTGAGAAGTCTTTTCCCAATCCAGGTCTGTGAGCACAGGTAGTTAATTAATGCACAGCCTAACAtctcagcagaaaaaaaaatcacaaagcaAACCAATGGGATCTGTAATAAGTTTGGCAGTGAGTGAGAGGTAGATGTAGTTGTAATAAACTAGTCCTTCTTGCCCTCCCAAAGAAAGCTTTTTAATACATACCTCGGGTAAGAGCCACAACTATAAGCCAATTGACCAAGTTACACATTGTAGatacattgaaataataataaataaataatggaaatgtaaaacaaaaaactgaaattagAAAACCAAGCAAACACGTCTTCCAGTCAGATGGATATGGCACAAGGCATAATTGGCTGTCTACTCTCCAGCTTTAGATGGATATCCCCATTGGAGCCTAATATAAATTTGCTGTACTGTTGCTTTGTGGGACTCTGTGGTCTTTATTGACCTCGTGAATGCCATGCTCTGGAAGATGTGCGCTGTTCTTTGCAATTCCTGACATTTTTGCAGTTGACATTAATGTCTCCAAAAAGCTCTTATGTTCTGAGTTGTGAAATGTGCAGATCTGTAGTATGTGTAATATAGAAACTGCAGCTTccatgtgtgacctgctgttcatatatttatgtatgtatttccatgtgtattgtTCCTGTAAAAGAGAACTTCTACCAGTGGATGAGACATGTAAATGTAAGATGAACTATTGTACAGGTGTAAAGTCAAGGACAATTATAACCCTCACACTATCAAGaaattatctttattttaaactgaTATAATTTCTAGATTGTAATGAGAAGATGTTTCTATGCAATTGGGTCTTGATAGTGTTTTAGAAGTTCAGTTGAGGTGCTAAATTTAGAACCTCACAATCAGCGCTTAATTACTACTAGTGTGGAGCCTCATTTTCtgatattcaaataaattaaacaattaaaaaaggaagAAGCCTCAGGTTACAAATGGCGGTTGTGATGAGATCTCTCCTGTTGCTTATTGCTTTTACTCCCTTTCTAATGAAGTATATaattagattattttatttttgcttctgCCCCCTACAGTGAGGTACCAGAATAGGAGCTGTTTGAAAATTATgatcatgttttcttttcatgAAGCATGGACCTCAATGGAAGTGAAAGGGAAGTTTATCCTGTTTCTTTATCCCCAAGAACACCCCTCAGCTCTGTCATTGGTCCCAAGAGGACTAAAGATATGGCTTCAGTTTTAGGAGTTCTTAATTTAGAACCCAGCACTGTCTGAGGTAAACCTTTTATTCTCAAGTCAATTTCATGGGCCTCTGGTCTGTTTTCCCTAACTTCTATCAGCAACACCCCTCACAGAAATATTCCCTCTTTTTTAGAACACAATAAATCAGAACAGTTTCAGTTGTGCCTAGCTGTACTGTGTGGAGACGTTTGTACAGTGTTGCAGGTAACACTATCAATGACCTCCTGTTTGAAACAAAAGACAATTAGAACTATGTATACAACGCTGTTAATTATTTTAACCACTGGAGTTGTGAAGTGCAAGAACAGTGCTCTTGGACTGTACTGCACACTGTAGGAAACTTTTCAAATCACTGTTGTTTAACTGATGTAGGGATAGCCATCTCTATTCAGCCTGCAGGAGAAGTCCAATGTATAATTGCTTAAATTAAAGCATTCAAGCCTACTCCATTATCTTTCTGATGTAAAGCATCTCcacaattaatttaaacacGTCTTACAATATTTCTTCTCTCAAGAACATTTTGAAGgtcgattttgtttttttcaagggCATCAACACTTTCTATTGTGGTGTTAAATGTTGATATCTTGTTAATAGTGAATTAATATGTGAAAACTGGTGGGTTCTGTATATAGGGAAGATTGTCTGTCCTGGATCTTTATACCCAAGCTTAAtttgtcttcatttttttaCAAGGACATACTACTCCAAATCTGAGGCAAATTGTTGAATAATTTCTATCTAAGATTAATTACTGAAATACTTTTATAGCATTAGTGGATATGGATGAGAAATTAGAAGGATAACTTGCAGAGCTGTCTCAGGTTAGGTCACAGTTGGTCCATGCgtgaaaacataaaaacaatgtgGAACAGTTGTTTACAAAAGTATCTGTCTGGCTTGGAGGAGGTCTTGGACTACATGTTTAGGGTGGGGCCGGTCAAGACTGAGGTGTGTTTACAGAGTGATGAGAGGAATCAGTATCGGTGTCTGCTGGCATCATGCCTAGCTGCAGCCAATACCTTTGTGATTAGCCGCAGGGAGCACTGTTATCACAAACAGTAACATTGAAACTTAAAATGAATAGGAGAAAGTACACAGCTTATTCTGAGACTACATCTGTGATCCAATCCTATTTCCAATTATTTCCCTTGCTTGTAAACCTTCAGTGGTGTAGTGTTAGGCCAGAACACATTGTATAGtgtatgagaagaaaacattaaataatattcTTCAAATAGGAGtgcttctaattattattattactgttaccATTTCATATCTTGAACTtcctacaatatatatataagtatagtATATAGGTATTGTCACTTCTTAGGCATTTTGTgccattttcaaaatgtttacaaACCTATTGCTGGTCAGACAGGATCCTTAACAAATTAACAGTCAGTTGTGGTGTACTTTAAGTTATCAAAACAATAGAATAAATATGCCAACATTAGGACATTAACATTGTAAAACATGCTTTTAGGCTTActtaaacataaatacattaagatttttaaatgtctttacaGTTCAAGTGTATTTGCTTCTTCCCACAACTCTGTGAAGtaaattgttattttgtatatctTTTTCAGACTATAAGAAGCCACCTCTAGCTCCAAAACCAAAGATTCTCAGTCATTTGACTTCTAAGTTGCCTTCATCCCTGATGTCAAGACCTTGCTCTTCTGCCCGGGGTCCCAAACCTCCAATTGCTCCCAAACCAAAGCTACAGGACTCAGAGGAGACGTGTTGCCTGTATACAAACAATAGCCTGAACAAGTGCACCAATGGCAAGCTACTCTGCTCAGAAGAGGAGATTAATCAAGAAAATGAGTCTGATGGCTTCCAGATAATGGGAGACGGGTATATTCTGTTTTCTGACAGCGAGCAGCTTACAGACGAGGCTGATGAATGTGAGAATGAGGAGGGACACCTGTTTGAGTTGTCTTCTGATACTGAAGCATTTCGTTCTAATGACAATGGGGAGGAAAATGATTAcgaggagcaggaggaggaggtagaggaggaggagagactaATGGACCCTGTTGAAACTAAAGATGCTGATCTTTTGGACAGTGCTGAAATCAGTAATGCAGAATACAGGGACATAATTGAACCAGCGGACTGTGGTTCAGAAGAAGTGCTGGAGGCCACCGATGAACTTTCTGATGAAATCAATGCATATTCGGACACTGAGACACCAGATGAACTGTCCGAATGCCAGCCTCTGGAGGAGACTGAAGATCTGGAATTAGAGGAGACCCTGGAAGGGGTTGAGCCCAGTAAAGAACTAGATGAAAATCCAGAAGACAAGGGTGATGATTCCAGCAGCGAGGTTCTTGAGGAACGCCATGCTGATCAAGACCTGGCTTTTGATGTGCAGTGTGATATTGAAGAGGATGATGCCCCtggtggattattacaagagaCTCTAATGCCTTCTGAAGAAGTGGAGGATTCCACAGAGGATCTGGACAGTTGTGAAAACACTTCAGTAAATGAGGAGTGCCAAGACAGTCAGCATTTTCAGCTTTGTGACTCGGTGGATTCAGAAATTCAGGAAGGTCAGGACAATCTTGATTTGCCTACAGATGGTGAGCAGGTGAATCTCACAGAACCCATAGATGACACTAGTGTCTCAGAAGAGGTTGAGGATACCTCTCAGCCTGACTCAGCCATAGATAATGAACCCACAATAGATGAGGACAAATCTGAAGTGGAATACAATgagaatgaaaacaatgaaGAAATAGACTCAGAGGAACAGGCAGCTATGAACACAACTGTTTCAACAGAAGACAAAGTTCAAGAGGAAGAGAACCAGGCTACCATTGCAGAGGAAGAAGCCCAGGAATCTCCTGACACTGAACAACCTGATTACGAGAGCCCAGAAGTACCATGTGAAACAGTAGATAATGAGTTACTGGAAGGGGCTAATGACATATGGGCTAATGAAATATATTCGTTTATTTCACAGGAAGCAGAGGATTTTCCATCAGTTGAGTGTATTGCATTGGaagagaaacagaaaacagCAGAAACAGAGACTGATAGTGTTGGAAACGACGCTAAGGCCCTTAACAATCAGGACGATATACAGCCTCAGGCTGAATCGCGCACTGTTACCCTGCAAGCAGGCGAGGTAGACAATGCTGACAATACTGAGATGTCTTTTGGCACTTTGGATGTTTCAGGGGATGATATTGACTTTGAAGGCCTTATTGTACCTTATTTGGAGGACACGGACACAGACAGAGCAGAGGACACTATCAGTGACGAGCATGTCTATGAAGAGGCAGGACTTGATACAGAGGGAGAAAACCTGAACTTCATTTCTCTGGACAGAAAGAGTATTGTAACGAGAACAAGGTCTCTGTCTGGCAAGGTGCCTGGTTATGTGCCTGAGACTGTCCCAGAGGAAAGCGGCCCTGAGTCTGACATGAACCAAACCAACGAGTACTGCACAGTGGCCTTAGATAAAAGTGGTAATCCACTTAGCTGCAGTGAACAGTTAGAGATCAACCGAATGATCCCAAAGCCACGGCGCTTTATTTTATACCCCAGGTCATATTCTGTTGAAGGTCGGGATATGCCCATGTCTGTGTATAGAGAAAATGACAGTTCCCCAGGTGAGGATTGTAGAATGAAGAGGAAGGATGATAGTCTTTCCTTGCCTTGCTTTATTGGTTCATCGGGCAGCTTTTCCCAGAGAAGTCACCTTCCATCCAGTGGTATGTCCACACCAACCTCAGTTGTAGATATCCCACCTCCTTTTGAATTAGCATACATCACTAAGAAGCCGATCACTAAGAGCTCCCCATCACTGTTAATAGAGAGTGACTCTCCAGAcaagcagaaaaagaaaaagtcttCATTTAAACGTTTCTTGACTCTAAAGTTCAAGAAGAAAACAGAGAACAAGGTCCATGTGGATGTCAATGTTTCTTCGTCTAGGTCTTCATCAGAGTCAAGCCACCACGGACCATCAAGAGTCTTGGAGCTGGACAGGAGGAGTCTAGGGAACTCTCCACAGTTGAAAAATAGGACAGGGAAGCCACGGGCAACAGACTCTCCATCTACCTTTCTCTTCTACAAGGATGGCAAAAGAAAAGGCACCCAGAAGACTTTCAGCAGGAGTGTATCGAGAGTGGAATCATTTGAGGATCGATCAAGGCCTCCATTTATGCCTCTTCCCTTGACGAAGCCCAGGTCGATAT includes these proteins:
- the fgd5b gene encoding FYVE, RhoGEF and PH domain-containing protein 5b isoform X1, with translation MNTDYKKPPLAPKPKILSHLTSKLPSSLMSRPCSSARGPKPPIAPKPKLQDSEETCCLYTNNSLNKCTNGKLLCSEEEINQENESDGFQIMGDGYILFSDSEQLTDEADECENEEGHLFELSSDTEAFRSNDNGEENDYEEQEEEVEEEERLMDPVETKDADLLDSAEISNAEYRDIIEPADCGSEEVLEATDELSDEINAYSDTETPDELSECQPLEETEDLELEETLEGVEPSKELDENPEDKGDDSSSEVLEERHADQDLAFDVQCDIEEDDAPGGLLQETLMPSEEVEDSTEDLDSCENTSVNEECQDSQHFQLCDSVDSEIQEGQDNLDLPTDGEQVNLTEPIDDTSVSEEVEDTSQPDSAIDNEPTIDEDKSEVEYNENENNEEIDSEEQAAMNTTVSTEDKVQEEENQATIAEEEAQESPDTEQPDYESPEVPCETVDNELLEGANDIWANEIYSFISQEAEDFPSVECIALEEKQKTAETETDSVGNDAKALNNQDDIQPQAESRTVTLQAGEVDNADNTEMSFGTLDVSGDDIDFEGLIVPYLEDTDTDRAEDTISDEHVYEEAGLDTEGENLNFISLDRKSIVTRTRSLSGKVPGYVPETVPEESGPESDMNQTNEYCTVALDKSGNPLSCSEQLEINRMIPKPRRFILYPRSYSVEGRDMPMSVYRENDSSPGEDCRMKRKDDSLSLPCFIGSSGSFSQRSHLPSSGMSTPTSVVDIPPPFELAYITKKPITKSSPSLLIESDSPDKQKKKKSSFKRFLTLKFKKKTENKVHVDVNVSSSRSSSESSHHGPSRVLELDRRSLGNSPQLKNRTGKPRATDSPSTFLFYKDGKRKGTQKTFSRSVSRVESFEDRSRPPFMPLPLTKPRSISFPNADTSDYENIPAMSSDYENIQIPPRIPTRSGTFTEFFDDPSRALSSANENDGYVDMSSFTGFESKPQTPDQESESAYTEPYKVCAVSVAPVSDGSPEDDQGKSSGEEDSLVDHSQDRQIDGQSRAFYIAKELVDSEKIHVKGLKLLHEGFREAVVTAVNEAGEPVLEEERLLEILSELPKVYELHQDILSALEARIADWEEYQRIADVIISRRPQFSIFTPYISQYDRNMALLQESCQKSPGFSAVVKQFEGPAGGRVGVSVQHQLLRVIVRILQYRMLLTDYLNNLSPDSTEYEYTQAALVIVSEVADRANDSMKQGENLLRLVHIEYSVRGQRDLLQPGRVFVKEGTLMKVSRRSRQPRHLFLMNDVMMYTYPQQDGKYRLKNTLSLTGLKVSKPIIENVHNALKIEGNDCSITLSASSCSEREDWYHALSRAIAEHSRGQSTFSSSNSSEAREKLWMSLGEKAPTLVPVSHVMMCMSCASDFSLTLRRHHCHACGKIVCRGCSRNKYPLKYLKDRVAKVCDHCYAELKKRGGSSLGAGENASPQPPRSSGRPLSAVFQNIHTPLLWKPRRTPSALTQVAASSEGSAMSGSLQRCKRSKRNWKKLWFLIKDKVLYTFSASEQDKVASESLPLLGFTVKLPEKVEGAEAAMMFQLYHKKTLYYTFKADDTHTAQRWINAMEEATVL
- the fgd5b gene encoding FYVE, RhoGEF and PH domain-containing protein 5b isoform X2, whose translation is MNTDYKKPPLAPKPKILSHLTSKLPSSLMSRPCSSARGPKPPIAPKPKLQDSEETCCLYTNNSLNKCTNGKLLCSEEEINQENESDGFQIMGDGYILFSDSEQLTDEADECENEEGHLFELSSDTEAFRSNDNGEENDYEEQEEEVEEEERLMDPVETKDADLLDSAEISNAEYRDIIEPADCGSEEVLEATDELSDEINAYSDTETPDELSECQPLEETEDLELEETLEGVEPSKELDENPEDKGDDSSSEVLEERHADQDLAFDVQCDIEEDDAPGGLLQETLMPSEEVEDSTEDLDSCENTSVNEECQDSQHFQLCDSVDSEIQEGQDNLDLPTDGEQVNLTEPIDDTSVSEEVEDTSQPDSAIDNEPTIDEDKSEVEYNENENNEEIDSEEQAAMNTTVSTEDKVQEEENQATIAEEEAQESPDTEQPDYESPEVPCETVDNELLEGANDIWANEIYSFISQEAEDFPSVECIALEEKQKTAETETDSVGNDAKALNNQDDIQPQAESRTVTLQAGEVDNADNTEMSFGTLDVSGDDIDFEGLIVPYLEDTDTDRAEDTISDEHVYEEAGLDTEGENLNFISLDRKSIVTRTRSLSGKVPGYVPETVPEESGPESDMNQTNEYCTVALDKSGNPLSCSEQLEINRMIPKPRRFILYPRSYSVEGRDMPMSVYRENDSSPGEDCRMKRKDDSLSLPCFIGSSGSFSQRSHLPSSGMSTPTSVVDIPPPFELAYITKKPITKSSPSLLIESDSPDKQKKKKSSFKRFLTLKFKKKTENKVHVDVNVSSSRSSSESSHHGPSRVLELDRRSLGNSPQLKNRTGKPRATDSPSTFLFYKDGKRKGTQKTFSRSVSRVESFEDRSRPPFMPLPLTKPRSISFPNADTSDYENIPAMSSDYENIQIPPRIPTRSGTFTEFFDDPSRALSSANENDGYVDMSSFTGFESKPQTPDQESESAYTEPYKVCAVSVAPVSDGSPEDDQGKSSGEEDSLVDHSQDRQIDGQSRAFYIAKELVDSEKIHVKGLKLLHEGFREAVVTAVNEAGEPVLEEERLLEILSELPKVYELHQDILSALEARIADWEEYQRIADVIISRRPQFSIFTPYISQYDRNMALLQESCQKSPGFSAVVKQFEGPAGGRVGVSVQHQLLRVIVRILQYRMLLTDYLNNLSPDSTEYEYTQAALVIVSEVADRANDSMKQGENLLRLVHIEYSVRGQRDLLQPGRVFVKEGTLMKVSRRSRQPRHLFLMNDVMMYTYPQQDGKYRLKNTLSLTGLKVSKPIIENVHNALKIEGNDCSITLSASSCSEREDWYHALSRAIAEHSRGQSTFSSSNSSEAREKLWMSLGEKAPTLVPVSHVMMCMSCASDFSLTLRRHHCHACGKIVCRGCSRNKYPLKYLKDRVAKVCDHCYAELKKRGGSSLGAGENASPQPPRSSGRPLSAVFQNIHTPLLWKPRRTPSALTQVAASSEGSAMSGSLQRCKRSKRNWKKLWFLIKDKVLYTFSASEDKVASESLPLLGFTVKLPEKVEGAEAAMMFQLYHKKTLYYTFKADDTHTAQRWINAMEEATVL